AGGAGATCGTTCCACTCCGTTTCATGAGCTCCTCGAAGTACGGCCAGAGCATTTCGCCATTCATGGATCTCATAGTCCTGACGAATGTCATCAGGTACGAGATGCAGGCTCAACACAAAAGACCCCTCGCGAACAGACTTTCTGTAAATATTTTTCGCGCAGGTTCCACCTCTTCCTGCACGACCACCCACGGGTCGAGACGGACAGCCAGGTTCCGTCACAGGCTTCCCGAAAGCTAAGAACGGGTCACCGCCAGCTCCCCGAGAGCGGCTACCCGGCCTGCCAGGTCCGCCACACCCTTGAGCAGAGCGAGGCGGTTGGCCCGCAGGGCCGGTTCCTCCGCCATGACCAGCACCCGGTCCAGGAACGCGTCCACCGCTGGACGCAGGCGGGCGACGGCCTGGAAATAGGCCGTGTAGTCGCCGGCGTCCAGCGCCCGCCCGGCGGCCTCGGCCGCGGACTGCAACGCCGCGTGCAGCTCGCCCTCCTCGGGTTCCCGGAACAGGGCCGGATCGATGGGACCACCTTCGGCCCGCCCGGCCAGGTTGGCCGCCCGCCGGTGTACGGTCAGCACGTCGGCGGCCAGGGGCGACGCCAGGAGCTCCGTCACCGCCCGGGCCCGCGCCCAGACGCCGGCCACGTCGGTGCGGTCCACCGCCAGCACCGCTTGGATCACGTCATGGGCATAGCCCGCCTCGGCGAGCAAGACCCGCAGCCGCGCCGCCAGGAAGTCCAGCAACCGGTCCCGGACCGCCGCCGGGTCGAACCGGACCTCCACCGTGGGCGGCGCCACGGGCGGCCGGTAACCGGCCAGGGCCTCGTCCAGCACGGCGTCCAGCGCCGGCATGGCGGCCCCCGGCGGCAAGACGAGCCCTCGCCCCACCCCCATGGCAGCGGTGCGGTCCGGGCCACCGCGACCGGTCCCTGGGACGCCGCGAGACGCCACCGGTTCGTCGCGCGACGGGGCGTGCCGCACCGGATCCGACCCGGGCGCGGGGTCGCCGGCCGGCGCCTGCCCGCCCGCCGGGTCCACGGCCTGCGCGCCGCCCTGCTGCGGGGCATCCGCGCCCCGGGCGGCGTCTCCGGCCAGCAGCCGGAGCAGGCCGACGGCCGCCCGGCGCAGGCCGTAGGGGTCCTGGGAGCCCGTGGGCTCGAGGCCCGCGGCGAAGCAGCCGGCCAGGGTGTCCGCCCGGTCGGCGATGGCCAGCAACAGGCCCGGCCAGGTGGACGGCAGCTCGTCGTCGTCCCCGCCCCGCGGCAGGTACTGCTCGGCCAGGGCCTCGGCCACCGCCGGCGGCTCGCCGTCGCGGAGCGCGTACTCCCGGCCCATCCGGCCCGCCAGCTCGGGGAACTCGTAGACCATGGCGGTGACCAGGTCGGCCTTGGCCAGCCGGGCCGCCCGGACGGCGTGCTCGCGCTCCGCCGCCGGCAGGCCGAGCCGCTCCGCCAGCCAGGCGACCAGCCGCTCAAGGCGCCGCGTCTTGTCGAGCAGGGTGCCGAGGTCGGGCAGGAAGGAGACCCGCTCCAGGTCGGGCACCCGATCCGCCAGGCGCCGCCGCAGGTCCTGCTGGAAGAAGAACCGGGCGTCGGCCAGGCGGGCGCCGATCACCCGCTCGTTGCCCCGCCGGACGGTGTCCAGGTGCCGCTCGTCCCCGTTGCGGACGGCGACGAAGTGGGGCAGCAGCCGGCTCTCGCCAGGCCGGCGCACGGGGAAGTAGCGCTGGTGGACCTTCATGGTGGTCACCAGCACGTCCCGCGGCAGCTCCAGCATCCCCTCGGCGAAGGATCCGACGAAGGCCGTCGGGTACTCCACCAGGTCGACCACCTCGGCCAGGAGCTCCGGGTCGACCTCCACCTCGCCGCCCACGGCCGCGGCCGCCGCCCGGGCCTGCTCGACGATGCGCTCCCGACGCTCCTCCGGGTCGACCACCACGTAGGCGTCGGCCAGGCGGCGCCGGTACTCCTCCTCCGAGGCCGAGGCCAGCTCCACCGGCCCGGGGTGGAGGAAGCGGTGCCCGTAGCTCACCCGGCCCGCCTGCACCCCGGCGAAGGCGAAGGGCAGGACCTCCTCGCCCAGCAGGGCCACGAGCCAGTGGACCGGCCGGACGAACCGGTGCTCCCCCGCCCCCCAGCGCATGGTGCGGCGGAACTCCAGGCCGCCGAGGATGCCGGGCAGCGTCTCCGCCAGCACCGCCGCCGCGGGCCGCCCCTCCTCCACCTTGCGCGCGAACACGTACTCGCCCTGCGGCGTCTCCCGGACGACCAGGTCGTCGACCGCCACGCCCTGGGCCCGGGCGAAGCCCAGGGCGGCGCGGGTGGGCTGCCCATCGGGTCCGTAGGCGACGGCCCGCGCCGGGCCCCGGACCCACGACTCCCGCGACGCCTGGCGCGCGGCCAGCCCCTTGACCACCAGGGTCAGCCGGCGCGGCGTGCCCAGCGCCCGCACCAGCTCGTAGGGCAGGCCGGCCTCCGCCAGCACGGTGCCCGCCCGCTCCGCCAGCTGGCGGCGGGCCTCGGCGCAGTCGGCCGCCGGGATCTCCTCGCAACCGACCTCCACCAGCAGATCCAGCCGCTCCTCCATGGCTTCCGCTCCTTCCCGGGATGGGGCGAGACCCGCGGCCCGCCCCGGCGCCGTCGGGCCGGGGCCGCCCGGCCCCGGGACCCCATCCCCTCCGATCCCGTCCCTCCCGTCCCGATCCCGTCGGGGCGCGGAGGCGCCCATCGGGAGGGCCGTCGGCCGCATCCCGCCCGGTGGCCCGGGGCCGCTCGGCCGGGCCCACCGTGGGTGGGCCGCCCGATCGTCGTCCCACCCCGGCCGCGGGGTGGGACGCCGGCCGGCCGCGCGGGCTAGCCCTCGGCGACCCGCACGGCCGGTTCGTCCGACCGGGACGAACCGGCCGCCCACGCGCCCACCTCGAGCAGCGGGTAGCCGAGCCGCTCCCGCTGGGCCAGGTAGACCTCCGCCGCCTTGCGGGCGAGCCCCCGCACCCGGCCCAGCAGCGCCGTGCGCTCGTTGGCGCTGACGGCGTTGCGGGCCTCCAACACGTTGAACAGATGGGAGCACTTGAGCACGTAGTCGTAGCCGGGCAGGACCAGGCCCCGCTCCAGGGCCCGGGCCGCCTCGCGGGCCGCGTCGTCGAACCAGCGGCGCAGCATGTCCACGTCGGCGCGCTCGAAGCTGTAGGCGGAGTGCTCGTACTCCGCCATGCGGAACATCTCGCCGTACGTGACGCCGTCGACCCAACGGATGTCGAAGACGGTGTCCACGCCCTGCAGGTAGGTGGCGATGCGCTCCAGGCCGTAGGTCAGCTCGACCGAGACCGGCTTGCACTCGAAGCCCGCCACCTGCTGGAAGTAGGTGAACTGGGTGATCTCCATCCCGTCCAGCCACACCTCCCAGCCCAGGCCCCAGGCGCCGCCGCTGGGCCACTCCCAGTTGTCCTCGACGAAGCGGATGTCGTGCTCCTCGGGCCGGATGCCCAGGGCCTCCAGGCTGCCCAGGTAGAGCTCCTGCACGTCGGGCGGCGACGGCTTGAGGATCACCTGGTACTGCCAGTGCTGGTAGAGCCGGTTGGGGTTCTCGCCGTAGCGGCCGTCGGCCGGCCGGCGGGACGGCTCCACGTACGCCACCCGCCACGGCTCGGGGCCGAGGGCGCGAAAGAAGGTCAGGGGGTTCATGGTGCCGGCGCCCGTCTCCACGTCGTAGGGCATGGCCAGCACGCAGCCCTGCTCGGCCCAGTAGCGGTTGAGCCGGAGGATCATCGCTTGGAAGTCCACGGGGCTCGTCCCTCCTCGTGACGGACCGCCTGCGCGGGCCACAACGGCACGGGCCGCCCGTCCCCTCAGGGACGGGCGGCCCGTGCCGCCCGCGGTTCCACCCTGCTTGGTCCCCCGCCGGGGTGGCGGGAGGACCCACCTCGTCCACGTGGGCTTTACTCGGTCGGACCGGCCACCGCCCGGCGGCCCCATGGCCCGCCTCGGCCCCCCGGTGGGGGACGCTCGGGGCTGTCGCAGCCGGCCCGCCTTTCCTCCCACCGGCTCCGGGGCGCCTTCGCCCGGCTCCCGGGCCGGCCTCCCACCGCCGCCGGCTCGCTGATCCGGGTGCACCGGGGTACTCCTCCCCATCCTCGCCGCCTTCGGACGGCGGGCCGGGCGCGCCCGGCCCGCCGCTGCCGTTGTCAAGGTCACCCTGGGCCGTCGTGCGCCGACGCGTGCCGTGCGCCGGCGCGCCGCCTCGTCCGCCGACCCGTCGCCGCCCGCGCCCGCCTGCGGCCGCCGTCGCCGACCGGTGGGGCGCGGCCTACCCGAGGGCGCCCTCGTCGTCGCCACCGCGCCCGGGCTCCGCCCCCGAGCCCCCGGCCGCGCCGCCCGACGGCGGTTGGCCGGCGCCGCCGGCGGCGGCGCCGGTGCCCTGACCCGGCCCCTGCCCGTCGCTGTCGCTGCGGCGTTCGACCACGATGGTCGCCCGCGTGACCAGGGCCGCGATGACGCCGACCACGGCGAGCATCGGCGCCAGCAGGGCGCCGAGCGCCCCCACGGTGACCGGCAGCTCCACCAGGGTCTGGCCGTCCTGGTTGCGGATCACGATGCGCCGCACGTTGCCCTCGTTGATCAGCTGCCGCACCCGGTCGACCAGCTCGGCCCCCTGCACCTGGATGCGCTCCTGCCAGGTGTTGCGACGGGCCTCGTCCTCGAGCCGGATCAGCGCCTGGACCACGTCGCCGCCGCACGCATCCAGGATCTCCTTGGCGCGCCGGTAGCTGACCCCCGCCCGTTCCCGCAGGATGTCGATCTTCTCCAGCTCCGTCACCCGCTTCACCCCCTCCGGCCCGGCCGCCGGATCCGGCACGGGGTCGCCGACGCCCGCCCATGGGAGCCACGGCGCCGGCGTCCCGTCCCGCTGGACGCCGCCGCGGGCGCCCCACCCGCTCCGGGCCCGTCCCCCGCCTTGGGCGAGCGAGCTAGCGCGGCGCCCCCGACGACCACCGTGCTTCCTCCAGTATGGCCAGAAAGCCGTGGGACCGAAAGGGCCGACCGAGGTGGTAGACCAGGTGGGTCTGCACCACCTCCGCCGCCCGGGCCAGGACCGTGTCGCCCGGCCGCAGGCGGGCGGCCAGGGTCGGCGTCAGGCGGCGCACCCGCCGCAGCACCTGCCAGGTGGCCGGGTCCAGGGGGAGGGCCGCCGGGCGCTCCGGGGCGCATCGCTCACAGAGGACGCCCCCCGCCTCGGCGCTGTAGGCCGCCGGGCGGCCCGCGCCGGGGAGCGGCCGCGGGTCGCCCGCCGCCGCGGTCGGGGCCGCTTCCGCCGCCAGCGGTCGCCCGCAGCCCTGGCAGGCGTCCAGCTGCATGCCCAACCCGGCCAGGTCCAGGAGCCTGAGCTCGGCGTGGCGCAGCCACAGGGCGTGGACACGGCCGTCGGCGGGCGCCGCGTCCAGCCGGCGCAGGACCGCCAGCACCACCGGGAAGACGCCGGGGCTGGCGGCCCCCTCCTGGGTGAAGGCCTCGGCCAGCTCGGCCACGTAGGCCGCGGCGGCCAGGGCCTCGAGGCTCGCCCGCAGCCCGGTCAGCGCCTCCAGCACCTGGACCTGGCTGACGCCGTCCAGCGAGCGCCCCTTCCAGAGGAGGAACCGGCTGTGGGTGTAGGGCTGGACCCCGGCGGCCAGGGAGCTCTTGGGACGCCGCACCCCCTTGGCCAGGACGGTGCGGCGCACCCCCTCCCGGTCCAGCAGCGTGACCAGGCGATCCCGCTCCCCGTATTCCCGGGTTCGCAGCACGACGCCCTCGACGGTGTACAGCGGCACGGGCCGACCTCCCGGTCACCCCTCGGTCTTGCCGCCCGGCGCCGGTTCACCCCGCCGCCCGGAACAGCAGCCACGTCGCGGTCAGAAAGTACACCAGCGTCCCCACCACGTCCAGGGTGGTGGTGACGAAGGGTCCCGACGCCACCGCCGGGTCCACCCGGAGCCAGTGGAGGGCCAGGGGCACCAGCACGCCGATGGCCGCCGCCACCAGCGTGTTGACGCCCATGGCCACCCCCACCGTCACGGCCACCGGCCCGTCGCCCAGCACGGCGTAGACCAGCACGGCGCTGGTGGCCGCCAGGGCCACGGCCAGCAGCAGCCCCACCTGCAGCTCCCGCAGCAGCACCCGCGGCGCCTGCCCGCGGGCGATCTCCCCGGTGGCCAGGCCCCGCACCGCCGTGGCCAGCGACTGGGTGCCCACGTTGCCGGCGGTCGCCGCCAGCAGGGGGATGAAGTAGGCCAGCTGCGCCACCCGCTCCAGCGTCCCCTCGAAGCCCTGGATCACCTTGGCCACCACCAGCTCGCCCAGGAGCAGGCCCACCAGCCAGGGCAGCCGCAGCCGGGCCCGCAGCCAGGGGCTCCCCGCCGCCGCGACGCCGTGGGGGGTGGCCGTCAAGCGGTAGATGTCCTCGCTGGCCTCCTCCTCCAGGACGTCCACCACGTCGTCGACGGTGACGATGCCGAGGATGCGGCCCGCGCCGTCGACCACGGGCACCGCCAGCAGGTCGTACTTGGCCACCACCCGGGCCACCTCTTCCTGGTCCATGTCGGGCGGCACCGTCACCACCCGGGTGCGCATGATCTGGCGGATCGGCGTCTCGGGCGGCGCCACGATGAGCTCCCGCAGGGAGAGGACCCCCTGCAGCCGCTCCTCGCGGTCCACCACGTAGACGTAGTAGATGGTCTCGGCGTCGGGAGCCAGCCGGCGGAGGGCGTCGATGGCCTCGGCGGCCGTCAGGTCGTCCTGCAGGGCGACGAACTCGGTGGTCATGAGGCCGCCGGCGGTGTCGTCCAGGTACGCAAGCAGCGACCGCACGTCGGCGGCCTCGTCCTCCTGCAGCAGGCCCAGCAGGTCCACGGCCCGTTGCGGCGGCAGCTCGCCCAGCAGGTCGGCCACCTCGTCGCTGGACATCTCCTCCAGCACGGCGCCCGCCCGGCGGCGACCGAGGACGGCCAGGACCTCGGACTGGACGGCCGCGGGTAGCTCCTCCACCACCTGGGCCGCCTGCTCGGGCGGAAGCCACGCGAGCAGGCGGGAGCGAGCCTCGGCTGGCATCTTCAGGACGAACTCGGCCAGGTCGGCGGGATGGACCTCGGCGGCCAGGCGCACCGCGGCCTCGGCTTCCCCGGCCGCCACCGCCCGCGCTAGCTGCTCCTCCCATCCCTTGGCCGCTGCCGCGCCGTGGGCGGGCGCGGCCTCGGAGCCGGAGCCGGCCGGGGC
The sequence above is drawn from the Thermaerobacter sp. FW80 genome and encodes:
- the glyS gene encoding glycine--tRNA ligase subunit beta — translated: MEERLDLLVEVGCEEIPAADCAEARRQLAERAGTVLAEAGLPYELVRALGTPRRLTLVVKGLAARQASRESWVRGPARAVAYGPDGQPTRAALGFARAQGVAVDDLVVRETPQGEYVFARKVEEGRPAAAVLAETLPGILGGLEFRRTMRWGAGEHRFVRPVHWLVALLGEEVLPFAFAGVQAGRVSYGHRFLHPGPVELASASEEEYRRRLADAYVVVDPEERRERIVEQARAAAAAVGGEVEVDPELLAEVVDLVEYPTAFVGSFAEGMLELPRDVLVTTMKVHQRYFPVRRPGESRLLPHFVAVRNGDERHLDTVRRGNERVIGARLADARFFFQQDLRRRLADRVPDLERVSFLPDLGTLLDKTRRLERLVAWLAERLGLPAAEREHAVRAARLAKADLVTAMVYEFPELAGRMGREYALRDGEPPAVAEALAEQYLPRGGDDDELPSTWPGLLLAIADRADTLAGCFAAGLEPTGSQDPYGLRRAAVGLLRLLAGDAARGADAPQQGGAQAVDPAGGQAPAGDPAPGSDPVRHAPSRDEPVASRGVPGTGRGGPDRTAAMGVGRGLVLPPGAAMPALDAVLDEALAGYRPPVAPPTVEVRFDPAAVRDRLLDFLAARLRVLLAEAGYAHDVIQAVLAVDRTDVAGVWARARAVTELLASPLAADVLTVHRRAANLAGRAEGGPIDPALFREPEEGELHAALQSAAEAAGRALDAGDYTAYFQAVARLRPAVDAFLDRVLVMAEEPALRANRLALLKGVADLAGRVAALGELAVTRS
- the glyQ gene encoding glycine--tRNA ligase subunit alpha, with product MDFQAMILRLNRYWAEQGCVLAMPYDVETGAGTMNPLTFFRALGPEPWRVAYVEPSRRPADGRYGENPNRLYQHWQYQVILKPSPPDVQELYLGSLEALGIRPEEHDIRFVEDNWEWPSGGAWGLGWEVWLDGMEITQFTYFQQVAGFECKPVSVELTYGLERIATYLQGVDTVFDIRWVDGVTYGEMFRMAEYEHSAYSFERADVDMLRRWFDDAAREAARALERGLVLPGYDYVLKCSHLFNVLEARNAVSANERTALLGRVRGLARKAAEVYLAQRERLGYPLLEVGAWAAGSSRSDEPAVRVAEG
- a CDS encoding DUF4342 domain-containing protein — its product is MKRVTELEKIDILRERAGVSYRRAKEILDACGGDVVQALIRLEDEARRNTWQERIQVQGAELVDRVRQLINEGNVRRIVIRNQDGQTLVELPVTVGALGALLAPMLAVVGVIAALVTRATIVVERRSDSDGQGPGQGTGAAAGGAGQPPSGGAAGGSGAEPGRGGDDEGALG
- the recO gene encoding DNA repair protein RecO — its product is MPLYTVEGVVLRTREYGERDRLVTLLDREGVRRTVLAKGVRRPKSSLAAGVQPYTHSRFLLWKGRSLDGVSQVQVLEALTGLRASLEALAAAAYVAELAEAFTQEGAASPGVFPVVLAVLRRLDAAPADGRVHALWLRHAELRLLDLAGLGMQLDACQGCGRPLAAEAAPTAAAGDPRPLPGAGRPAAYSAEAGGVLCERCAPERPAALPLDPATWQVLRRVRRLTPTLAARLRPGDTVLARAAEVVQTHLVYHLGRPFRSHGFLAILEEARWSSGAPR
- the mgtE gene encoding magnesium transporter — its product is MAGGMERERTGGSPGPVGPGAGGARGDEPAPAGSGSEAAPAHGAAAAKGWEEQLARAVAAGEAEAAVRLAAEVHPADLAEFVLKMPAEARSRLLAWLPPEQAAQVVEELPAAVQSEVLAVLGRRRAGAVLEEMSSDEVADLLGELPPQRAVDLLGLLQEDEAADVRSLLAYLDDTAGGLMTTEFVALQDDLTAAEAIDALRRLAPDAETIYYVYVVDREERLQGVLSLRELIVAPPETPIRQIMRTRVVTVPPDMDQEEVARVVAKYDLLAVPVVDGAGRILGIVTVDDVVDVLEEEASEDIYRLTATPHGVAAAGSPWLRARLRLPWLVGLLLGELVVAKVIQGFEGTLERVAQLAYFIPLLAATAGNVGTQSLATAVRGLATGEIARGQAPRVLLRELQVGLLLAVALAATSAVLVYAVLGDGPVAVTVGVAMGVNTLVAAAIGVLVPLALHWLRVDPAVASGPFVTTTLDVVGTLVYFLTATWLLFRAAG